The genome window GGTGCAGCAGACGGCAAGGCCATAGAACGGAATGTTCGACACGAAATCCAGGAACCCCTGTCGAAGCCGGTCGAAATCGCCCCAATGCTCCATGTGCTCGGGGTCGATATTGGTGACGATGGCGATCGTCGCGGGAAGCCGGTTGAAGGTGCCGTCGCTCTCGTCCGCCTCGACGACCATCCATTCGCCGCCGCCCATCCGGGCGTTCGAGCCATAGGCGTGGATGATGCCGCCGTTGATGACGGTCGGGTCGATCCCCCCCTCGTCGAGGACGGCTGCGACCATCGTGGTGGTGGTGGTCTTGCCGTGCGTGCCTGCGACCGCGATGTTGGAGCGGAGGCGCATGAGCTCGGCCAGCATCTCGGCCCGGCGCACGACCGGCAATCCACGCGCGCGCGCGGCGTCGAGCTCGGGATTGCCCGGTTTGATCGCCGAGGAGATCACCACGACCTCGACCCCCTCGAGATTCTCGGCCCGCTGGCCCTCAAAGATCGTGGCCCCGAGACCCGCGAGCCGCTCGGTGATCTTCGAGGCTTTCGCATCCGACCCCTGGACCTTGTAGCCATGGCTCAGCAGCACCTCGGCAATGCCCGACATGCCGATGCCGCCGATCCCCACGAAGTGGATCGGTCCCATCTGGGTCGGCAGCTTGGTCGGTCGCGGGGTCATGGCATATCCCGGCTCGATGGTTTCGTGTTTCATCTCTGCTCTGCCTTTTATCTTGTTCTCTTGTCCAGACCGGCCAGCGCAATGGCCAGATCCGCCAGATCGCCCGCCGCGTCGGGCCGTCCGACGCGGAGCGCACCCGAGGCCATCTGCTGGGCCGCGTCCGGCTGGCTCAGGATCATCTCGAGTGACGATGCGAGGGAGGCGACGCTCAACTGCGATTCGGGAATGACGATCGCCGCGTCGGCCTCGGAAAGACCGCGGGCATTCGCGCTCTGGTGATCGCCCGCCGCGGCCGCGAAGGGGATCAGGATGGACGGCCTGCCGATCACGGCGATATCGGCCACGGAACTCGCCCCGGAGCGCGAGACGATCAGCTGCGCCTCGCTCATCCGGCGGGCGATGTCGTCGAAGAACGGCGCGACCTCGGCCGATATGCCGTTCGCGTCGTAGAACTCGCGCACCCGTGCCTCGTCCTCGCCGCGGGCCTGATGGGCCACCCGGACATTCGCGCGAAGAGGTTCGGGAAGGGTCGCGACGGCCTCGGGCACGATGTCCGACAGGATCCGCGCGCCCTGACTGCCGCCGATGACGAGCAGCGACATGGGATAATCGCCCGGCGCGATATAGGCCGATCCGTTGAGCTTCAGGACGCTTTCGCGCACCGGATTGCCGGTAAAGACCACCTCGGTTCCCTCGGGCAGTTCGGTCGGCCAGACACCGCAGGCAACGACGTTCACGCGTGTCGCGAAGAGCTGGTTGACCCGACCCGGAACGCCGTTCTGTTCATGGATCATCCGCGGCAGCCGCAGCATGGTCGCCGCGGCGAGCGCGGGGATCGACGGGTAGCCGCCGAAACCCACGACGATGGCCGGAGGATCGCGCCGCATGGCGAGGGCCGCCCGCGCCACGCCGCCACCGATGCGGAACGGTACCGCCATCTTGGCAAGCGTTCCGCCGCGCGCGAAAGTGGCCGAGGAGACCTGTTCGATCTCGACCGCCTCGGGAAATCCGCCTGCGTAGCGAGCGCCACGCGCGTCGGTCGAGAGCTTCACCCGCCAGCCACGGTCGAGCAGCGTCTCGGCCAGGGCCTGCGCGGGGAACATGTGTCCGCCGGTGCCGCCGGCCGCGAGAATGGCGAGCGGTGCGCTCAAATCGCCCCCCGGCGCGTCAGGATGTCCCCGATCTCGCCCTGCGGTCTCGTGCGTGTGAAGGCAAGGAGCATCCCGACCGCGATTCCGCCCGCGATGAGCGATGAGCCGCCATAGCTCACAAAGGGCAGCGTCATGCCCTTGGCGGGCAGCAGCCGGACGGCGACGCCCATGTTGATCATCGCCTGGACGCCGAACGTGCAGGCGAGGCCCGTGCCGGCCAGCCGGATGAACGGGTCGCGTTCCCGCATCAGCCGGATGAGCGAGCGCACCACGATGAAGCCGTAGAGCGCGATGATCAACAGGACGAGCATCAGGCCGTATTCCTCGGCCGCGACCGCGATGATGAAGTCGGTATGCGCGTCAGGCAGCGATTGCTTGACCTGCCCCTCGCCGATGCCCACGCCGAAGAAGCCGCCCTGCTGGATCGCGTTCGTGGCGTAGCCCAGCTGCGTCGTCGGATCGAGATCGGGCGAGAGGAAGCCGTCGATGCGGCGCGCGAAATGCTCGGAATTCGAATAGGCGAATGTGCCCGCCGCGGCGACGATCCCCGCCAGGATCATCAGCAGCGTGATGGGCGCGCCCGCGACGAAGTACATGACGCCCCAGGAGAACAGCACCAGCGCCGCCTGGCCGAAATCGGGCTGCATCGCCAGAAGAAACACGATGAGCACCGTCAGGACGAAGCTGTAGGTCCTGCCCGGCGGGCCGCCCAGATGCTGGCTGGCCGAGATCATCCATGCCGCAACAACCACGAAGCCCGGCTTGAGGAACTCGCTCGGCTGGACCGAGGCGAAACCCAGCGAATACCACCGGACCGCCCCCTTGCCGAAATCCGTGCCGAGGAACGGCAGCCCCGCGAGGGCCACGAAGGCGACCGCGAAGCCGATCACCGCAAGCCTTCGGACCAGCGTCGGCGACATCATCGTCGTGACCAGCATGGCGATCAGGGCGAGACCGCCGAAGACCGCCTGACGCTGGACGTAGTGGAACGGCTCGAACCCGTTGCGGGCGGCCAGCGGCGGAGAGGAAGCGAGGCCCAGCAGGAGGCCGATCGCGCAGAGCAGCAGCACGCAACTGAGCGACCACTTGTCGAGCGTGCTCCACCATCTGGGAAGAATGGGATCGCCCCGTTCAACGGGGATCGCGCCATAGACCATTTCAGTCATGGATAAACACCGCCACTTGCCTCGAACGCCCGTTTTCCGGGTCTGTCGCCCAATAGACACGAAATGCCGCGTCGATCCACCCCCGGATGGGCCTT of Palleronia sp. LCG004 contains these proteins:
- the ftsW gene encoding putative lipid II flippase FtsW, with product MTEMVYGAIPVERGDPILPRWWSTLDKWSLSCVLLLCAIGLLLGLASSPPLAARNGFEPFHYVQRQAVFGGLALIAMLVTTMMSPTLVRRLAVIGFAVAFVALAGLPFLGTDFGKGAVRWYSLGFASVQPSEFLKPGFVVVAAWMISASQHLGGPPGRTYSFVLTVLIVFLLAMQPDFGQAALVLFSWGVMYFVAGAPITLLMILAGIVAAAGTFAYSNSEHFARRIDGFLSPDLDPTTQLGYATNAIQQGGFFGVGIGEGQVKQSLPDAHTDFIIAVAAEEYGLMLVLLIIALYGFIVVRSLIRLMRERDPFIRLAGTGLACTFGVQAMINMGVAVRLLPAKGMTLPFVSYGGSSLIAGGIAVGMLLAFTRTRPQGEIGDILTRRGAI
- a CDS encoding UDP-N-acetylglucosamine--N-acetylmuramyl-(pentapeptide) pyrophosphoryl-undecaprenol N-acetylglucosamine transferase gives rise to the protein MSAPLAILAAGGTGGHMFPAQALAETLLDRGWRVKLSTDARGARYAGGFPEAVEIEQVSSATFARGGTLAKMAVPFRIGGGVARAALAMRRDPPAIVVGFGGYPSIPALAAATMLRLPRMIHEQNGVPGRVNQLFATRVNVVACGVWPTELPEGTEVVFTGNPVRESVLKLNGSAYIAPGDYPMSLLVIGGSQGARILSDIVPEAVATLPEPLRANVRVAHQARGEDEARVREFYDANGISAEVAPFFDDIARRMSEAQLIVSRSGASSVADIAVIGRPSILIPFAAAAGDHQSANARGLSEADAAIVIPESQLSVASLASSLEMILSQPDAAQQMASGALRVGRPDAAGDLADLAIALAGLDKRTR